One region of Oncorhynchus nerka isolate Pitt River linkage group LG22, Oner_Uvic_2.0, whole genome shotgun sequence genomic DNA includes:
- the LOC115105626 gene encoding sodium/potassium-transporting ATPase subunit beta-2-like isoform X2, producing MAKDAEKSTWKDFIWNSRTREFCGRTGSSWGLILLFYLVFYIFLAGMFCLTMYVMLQTLDDYKPTWQDRLGTPGMMIRPRGKAMEISYNTTNTETWDMYIKTLDNFLSPYNNSLQAEKNEECIPDQYFVQADSGDVKNNPKRSCQFNRTILEKCSGLDDHTYGYQAGKPCIIIKLNRVIGMLPGKDGQAPFVTCGAKKEDSDKIGEVEYYPENGTFNLMYYPYYGKKAQVNYSQPLVAIKFLNITLNEDINIECRIISNNIPPGSLRDKFAGKVSFKLRINTKG from the exons ATGGCAAAGGATGCTGAGAAGAGCACTTGGAAGGACTTCATATGGAACTCCAGGACCCGAGAATTTTGTGGCAGGACAGGGAGCAGCTGGG GCCTCATCCTGCTCTTCTACCTAGTGTTCTACATCTTCCTAGCAGGCATGTTCTGCCTCACCATGTATGTCATGTTGCAGACCTTGGATGACTACAAACCCACCTGGCAGGACAGGCTTGGCACACCAG GCATGATGATCAGACCCAGGGGAAAGGCAATGGAGATCTCCTACAACACCACCAACACTGAGACCTGGGACATGTACATCAAGACACTGGACAACTTCCTCTCcc CCTACAACAACTCTCTGCAGGCTGAGAAGAATGAAGAGTGCATACCGGACCAGTACTTTGTTCAGGCAGACAGTGGTGATGTGAAGAACAACCCCAAGCGCTCCTGCCAGTTCAACCGCACCATTCTAGAAAAATGCTCTGGCCTTGATGACCATACCTATGGATACCAGGCTGGCAAACCATGCATCATCATCAAACTGAACCGG GTCATTGGGATGTTGCCAGGAAAGGATGGCCAGGCTCCATTTGTCACCTGTGGAGCGAAG AAAGAAGACTCTGATAAGATTGGAGAGGTGGAGTACTACCCTGAAAATGGCACCTTCAACCTCATGTACTACCCTTACTATGGCAAGAAAGCTCAG GTGAACTACTCCCAGCCGCTGGTTGCCATTAAGTTCCTCAACATCACCCTCAATGAAGACATCAACATTGAGTGCAGGATCATCTCCAACAACATTCCTCCTGGGAGTTTAAGAGACAAGTTTGCGGGGAAAGTGTCTTTCAAACTGAGGATCAACACTAAAGGCTAG
- the LOC115105626 gene encoding sodium/potassium-transporting ATPase subunit beta-2-like isoform X1 gives MAKDAEKSTWKDFIWNSRTREFCGRTGSSWGLILLFYLVFYIFLAGMFCLTMYVMLQTLDDYKPTWQDRLGTPGMMIRPRGKAMEISYNTTNTETWDMYIKTLDNFLSPYNNSLQAEKNEECIPDQYFVQADSGDVKNNPKRSCQFNRTILEKCSGLDDHTYGYQAGKPCIIIKLNRVIGMLPGKDGQAPFVTCGAKRYKVGKDEWKEDSDKIGEVEYYPENGTFNLMYYPYYGKKAQVNYSQPLVAIKFLNITLNEDINIECRIISNNIPPGSLRDKFAGKVSFKLRINTKG, from the exons ATGGCAAAGGATGCTGAGAAGAGCACTTGGAAGGACTTCATATGGAACTCCAGGACCCGAGAATTTTGTGGCAGGACAGGGAGCAGCTGGG GCCTCATCCTGCTCTTCTACCTAGTGTTCTACATCTTCCTAGCAGGCATGTTCTGCCTCACCATGTATGTCATGTTGCAGACCTTGGATGACTACAAACCCACCTGGCAGGACAGGCTTGGCACACCAG GCATGATGATCAGACCCAGGGGAAAGGCAATGGAGATCTCCTACAACACCACCAACACTGAGACCTGGGACATGTACATCAAGACACTGGACAACTTCCTCTCcc CCTACAACAACTCTCTGCAGGCTGAGAAGAATGAAGAGTGCATACCGGACCAGTACTTTGTTCAGGCAGACAGTGGTGATGTGAAGAACAACCCCAAGCGCTCCTGCCAGTTCAACCGCACCATTCTAGAAAAATGCTCTGGCCTTGATGACCATACCTATGGATACCAGGCTGGCAAACCATGCATCATCATCAAACTGAACCGG GTCATTGGGATGTTGCCAGGAAAGGATGGCCAGGCTCCATTTGTCACCTGTGGAGCGAAG AGGTACAAGGTTGGCAAAGATGAATGG AAAGAAGACTCTGATAAGATTGGAGAGGTGGAGTACTACCCTGAAAATGGCACCTTCAACCTCATGTACTACCCTTACTATGGCAAGAAAGCTCAG GTGAACTACTCCCAGCCGCTGGTTGCCATTAAGTTCCTCAACATCACCCTCAATGAAGACATCAACATTGAGTGCAGGATCATCTCCAACAACATTCCTCCTGGGAGTTTAAGAGACAAGTTTGCGGGGAAAGTGTCTTTCAAACTGAGGATCAACACTAAAGGCTAG
- the LOC115104688 gene encoding LOW QUALITY PROTEIN: neuronal tyrosine-phosphorylated phosphoinositide-3-kinase adapter 1-like (The sequence of the model RefSeq protein was modified relative to this genomic sequence to represent the inferred CDS: inserted 1 base in 1 codon) — protein MSSGSAQDVAVEHFLRDIERRGKRLHCAVIGCEEQRPRGDMNLLYRKSRLDWRHKDQDGNKKSSSQKDPSSATVGKVRDLASFRRHFRMGFMTMPASQDLSPHSCASAMAPRSQSCHAVGAGDTGLENGEDYSDTQSQHGGRCPPAKPKRHPSTRLSSSSDPRAPHAPPDAPPPPPPTHPHSEKKNAMKKSDSGDMSKKVPPLKPKRSPSTQLSFEPPTPCVPPLTTPIQGGEGQPQGDDEPVYIEMVGQVFTRESQTATPHPVTPVATTPDSDSDQSEAIYEEMKYPLPEDREGHKRLPLKHERLKSSKHHHSSAHLPRPSSSPSCSKPKATVSISHSSPLPSSTSSTPVPQPLSSSPHPPRAPTPYLLQGNKSETESNSKIPAPFPNLLQHRPPLLAFPQPAAASSGVGVQHKAASAKLGTISIQTSSSMTAPSSTSSSSTTPSSNLPVPLSGSKESKDRDRDSQLGPAPGLRARSHSTPLPPSSKSTSPXSHHHPHPHHRPSHYHHYRKPERGDSPNPNTNNKNGSETFSKSIAQTQTQGSGKEGKSVSFCLKLDKAERDRDRERDKDRERDRDGHRDGHRDRDRDSDRERHRERDREAGFHFTSSQAETTTNNLSSQTSASSATTSSSSSSSHSRPHSRSQLHRYHTPHGLPAYKPPSSDSPLLWTYPSVGFRRPPAYDSLRGGSHLPSLHHQGHGDVASKSSTVPGPVQGKAGFMPWDNSGFGDDGSYLPMQRKLSFSQGSRETEREKDEGRAWNGSADALLRIDKEDLGPGRRGGGGHSGIPVRFTGGRGLGHSESLAGMEGGSLGFRALPRGGLPLPCQTFPACRNGELGRLSRSSSTSGVRQVGGSHVQWQSSLPHREVLNQLHGLSQSSQTPCSPILSRQQQQLQLHQQQLQLQQQLQQLQQQHHLQLQFQHLAQLAQGQPPTTGGAATSAAQTQRDGKLLEVIERKRCLCKEIKAHRRPEKNLCKQDSMPILPSWRRTPEPRKTGTPPCQRPQAVVWDTAI, from the exons ATGAGCTCTGGCTCCGCCCAGGATGTGGCGGTGGAGCATTTCTTGCGTGACATAGAGAGGCGGGGCAAGCGGCTACATTGTGCTGTGATTGGTTGTGAGGAGCAGCGTCCCCGCGGCGACATGAACCTGCTGTATCGTAAGAGCCGGCTGGACTGGAGGCACAAGGACCAGGATGGCAAtaagaagag CTCCAGCCAGAAGGACCCCTCCTCAGCCACGGTGGGCAAGGTCCGTGACTTGGCATCCTTCCGGCGCCACTTCCGCATGGGCTTCATGACCATGCCTGCCTCCCAGGACCTGTCCCCTCACTCCTGTGCCTCCGCCATGGCTCCCCGCTCCCAGTCCTGCCACGCCGTGGGCGCTGGAGACACAGGTCTGGAGAATGGGGAAGATTACTCTGACACCCAGTCACAGCACGGTGGGCGCTGCCCCCCTGCTAAACCCAAACGCCATCCCAGCACCCGTCTCAGCTCCTCCTCGGATCCAAGAGCACCTCACGCCCCACCGGACGCCCCTCCGCCACCCCCGCCCACTCACCCGCACTCAGAGAAGAAGAACG CCATGAAGAAGTCTGACTCAGGGGACATGTCCAAAAAGGTGCCGCCTTTGAAACCCAAACGAAGCCCCAGTACTCAGCTCTCGTTTGAGCCCCCAACTCCCTGTGTGCCCCCTCTTACCACGCCCATCCAGGGGGGTGAGGGTCAGCCTCAGGGGGACGATGAGCCCGTCTACATAGAGATGGTGGGCCAAGTGTTCACCAGGGAGAGCCAGACTGCCACCCCTCACCCTGTCACGCCCGTAGCCACCACGCCTGATTCAGACTCAGACCAGAGTGAGGCCATCTATGAGGAGATGAAGTACCCACtgccagaggacagagagggacacaaaCGCCTCCCTCTCAAACACGAGAGACTCAAATCCTCCAAACACCACCACTCCTCCGCCCATCTACCtcgcccctcctcctccccctcctgctcCAAACCTAAAGCCACAGTGTCCATCTCCCACTCCtcgcccctcccctcctccacctcctccacccctgtcccccagcccctctcctccaGCCCGCACCCCCCACGAGCCCCTACGCCCTACCTCCTCCAGGGAAACAAATCAGAGACAGAGTCCAACAGTAAGATCCCAGCCCCCTTCCCCAACCTGCTGCAGCACCGGCCTCCGCTGCTCGCCTTCCCCCAGCCTGCTGCTGCCTCCAGTGGGGTCGGGGTCCAACACAAGGCTGCTTCTGCCAAACTGGGGACCATCAGCATTCAGACCTCCTCCAGTATGACAGCTCCATCtagcacctcctcctcctccaccaccccctcctctaacctccCTGTGCCCCTGTCAGGCTCTAAGGAGtctaaggacagagacagagacagccagcTCGGCCCTGCACCAGGGCTAAGGGCCAGGAGCCACTCCACACCCCTGCCCCCTTCCTCTAAGTCCACCTCCC ATtcccaccaccatccccaccctCACCACCGCCcctcacactaccaccactaccgcaAGCCAGAAAGAGGAGACTCGCCCAaccccaacaccaacaacaaGAATGGTTCGGAGACCTTCTCCAAGTCCAttgcccagacccagacccagggcTCGGGCAAGGAGGGAAAGTCTGTGAGCTTCTGCTTGAAGTTAGACAaagcagagagggacagggacagagagagggataaggacagagagagggacagagatggtcacagggacggtcacagagacagagacagggacagtgacagagagcgacacagggagagagacagagaagcagggtTCCACTTTACCTCCTCTCAGGCTGAGACCACCACAAACAACCTTTCATCCCAGACCAGTGCCAGTTCAGCCAcaacctcgtcctcctcctcttcctcccactcTCGCCCTCACTCTCGCTCCCAACTCCACCGCTACCACACCCCCCACGGCCTACCCGCCTACAAGCCCCCCTCCTCAGACAGCCCCCTGCTCTGGACCTACCCCTCGGTGGGCTTCCGGAGACCCCCGGCGTACGACAGCCTGCGAGGAGGGTCTCACCTGCCCTCCTTGCACCACCAGGGTCACGGTGATGTGGCCTCTAAAAGCAGCACGGTGCCTGGGCCCGTCCAGGGGAAGGCTGGGTTCATGCCCTGGGACAACAGTGGCTTTGGAGACGACGGGTCTTACTTGCCCATGCAGAGGAAACTGTCCTTCAGCCaaggcagcagagagacagagagagaga AGGATGAAGGGCGGGCGTGGAATGGCAGTGCCGATGCCCTCCTGAGGATAGACAAGGAGGACCTGGGCCCTGGACGTCGAGGAGGAGGAGGCCACTCTGGGATCCCAGTACGCTTCACTGGAGGGAGGGGGCTGGGCCACAGTGAGTCCCTGGCTGGGATGGAGGGGGGGTCCTTGGGGTTCCGAGCCCTGCCTAGAGGGGGTCTCCCCCTCCCGTGCCAAACCTTTCCAGCCTGCCGCAATGGAG AACTGGGTCGATTGAGCCGCTCATCATCCACCTCTGGGGTGAGACAGGTGGGTGGAAGCCACGTTCAGTGGCAGAGCAGCCTGCCCCATCGAGAGGTACTGAATCAG ttGCATGGGCTGTCCCAATCCTCCCAAACGCCCTGCAGTCCTATCCTgtccagacagcagcagcagctccaGCTCCATCAGCAGCAGCTGCAGTTACAGCAACAGCtccagcagctgcagcagcagcaccacctCCAGCTGCAGTTCCAACACCTGGCCCAGCTGGCCCAGGGACAGCCTCCCACCACCGGGGGCGCTGCCACGTCCGCAGCCCAAACCCAGAGGGATGGCAAGCTGCTGGAGGTCATTGAGAGGAAGCGCTGCCTATGCAAAGAGATCAAGGCCCACCGCCGCCCAGAAAAGAACCTGTGTAAGCAGGACAGCATGCCCATCCTGCCCAGCTGGAGACGGACCCCTGAGCCCCGGAAGACGGGCACGCCCCCCTGTCAGAGGCCCCAGGCCGTGGTGTGGGACACAGCCATCTGA